A single genomic interval of Psychroserpens sp. NJDZ02 harbors:
- a CDS encoding carbohydrate kinase family protein, whose product MKNIVCFGEVLWDVFPTHKKIGGAPLNVALRLQSLDNNVSIISRIGDDKKGRKIKAYIVTQGVNPEYVQVDKKLKTGKVKVMLNQKGSASYNIMFPRAWDAIQLTESNKKVTEKADAFIYGSLVARDDTSRDTLYALLKLAKYKIFDINLRTPYYTTDVLSYLMQEADFIKFNDDEIFEIGEQLNSKTNGLEQNIKFIAEYTNTQTICVTKGRHGAILYYNDTYYYNSGYQIEVVDTVGAGDSFLATLISKLLKGDNPQEAIDFACAIGALVAGSEGANPKFSTEDINTFINPN is encoded by the coding sequence ATGAAAAATATAGTTTGCTTTGGAGAAGTATTATGGGATGTTTTTCCAACACATAAAAAAATAGGGGGTGCACCATTAAATGTGGCATTACGTTTACAATCTTTAGATAATAATGTGTCTATTATTAGTCGTATTGGTGATGATAAAAAAGGGCGTAAAATTAAGGCGTATATCGTAACACAAGGTGTAAATCCGGAATACGTTCAGGTTGATAAAAAATTGAAGACAGGAAAGGTGAAGGTGATGCTAAACCAAAAAGGATCTGCGTCTTATAATATTATGTTTCCTCGCGCTTGGGATGCTATTCAGTTAACTGAGTCTAATAAAAAAGTGACAGAAAAAGCAGATGCTTTTATTTATGGGAGTTTGGTCGCAAGAGACGATACCTCAAGAGATACATTGTATGCGCTTTTAAAATTAGCCAAGTATAAAATTTTTGACATCAATCTTAGAACGCCTTATTATACAACAGACGTTTTAAGCTATTTAATGCAAGAAGCTGATTTTATAAAATTTAACGATGATGAAATTTTTGAAATAGGAGAGCAGCTAAATTCAAAAACAAATGGTTTAGAACAGAATATTAAATTTATAGCAGAATATACAAATACCCAAACGATCTGTGTTACAAAAGGACGTCATGGCGCTATTTTATATTATAACGATACGTATTACTACAATAGTGGTTATCAAATTGAAGTGGTTGATACAGTAGGTGCAGGAGATTCTTTTTTAGCAACCTTAATTAGTAAACTGCTAAAAGGGGACAACCCACAAGAAGCTATTGACTTTGCTTGTGCTATTGGCGCTTTAGTGGCGGGTAGTGAAGGCGCTAACCCTAAGTTTAGTACAGAAGACATTAATACGTTTATTAACCCTAACTAA
- a CDS encoding ATP-binding protein, whose translation MTQFINYNFKKILFFIFVLPSLLWSQNENDYTVFGHTPKVVSKQLYKSLGKAKAPNDRLVLLDSIAVQFLPSNNADSLFYYGTAIEKEVFKIKSNTVLKDKYNLKALYYKGLGGQNMGFLDESIGYFIEGITLAEDHGIMFQRFQLALADTYILKGEIEKVKSILKVLEPICTTPLMLLYFRATHSNYYIYTHQFDKAEKLIKNTLPFIDKEKYLKVYLRLKTILGRLKLKEGKLDEALSIFYEIKEETLNGGFYDLYITITLYEGEIYSAKENYPVAEMILSTAYVNAVQWNQLNLEQRVIRGLTQLCVLKEDYKNAYNLKTQLEALNYEIANNQNQRNIKDFEFKYETLNKEKKILTLQEDKVNKEREIEYQKTIKYAILVGFFILLIPIILLLIVYYQKLQTQSLLAKQQEVLRQKEMTSILQVQELELVKNTIVVQNKERDRIARELHDSIGSNIAGVKLQMNNLLDNNPEVGSLLAQLEKTYQHVRDISHSLIPNEFKENNFTVLVKNYIATLKQSNAVVINFEAYPEKAVNALNYTQQSNILNIIKELMTNAFKHAKAAEIDLQISILQDEKSIELLYEDDGVGFDLEIINKGIGIQNIEHRVKIFNGKLSINSALNRGTVITISIPKQD comes from the coding sequence ATGACTCAATTCATCAATTACAACTTCAAAAAAATACTGTTCTTTATTTTTGTTTTGCCATCATTACTATGGTCTCAAAATGAAAATGATTACACCGTATTTGGGCATACACCAAAGGTTGTAAGCAAGCAGCTATACAAAAGCTTAGGTAAGGCAAAAGCGCCTAATGATCGACTTGTTCTTTTGGATAGTATTGCAGTTCAGTTTTTACCATCTAATAATGCCGATTCTCTGTTTTATTATGGAACAGCAATCGAAAAAGAAGTTTTTAAGATAAAAAGTAATACTGTTTTAAAAGATAAATACAATTTAAAGGCATTGTATTATAAAGGTCTAGGTGGACAAAACATGGGCTTTTTGGATGAGTCTATTGGTTATTTTATAGAAGGAATTACATTAGCAGAGGACCACGGGATAATGTTTCAGCGTTTTCAATTAGCGTTAGCAGATACTTATATTTTAAAAGGTGAGATCGAAAAGGTTAAGTCTATTTTAAAAGTGTTAGAGCCCATTTGTACAACTCCATTAATGTTACTTTATTTTAGAGCAACGCATTCTAATTATTATATCTATACGCATCAATTTGATAAAGCGGAAAAATTAATTAAAAACACACTCCCATTTATAGACAAAGAGAAATATCTCAAAGTATATTTAAGATTGAAGACCATTTTAGGTCGATTAAAACTAAAGGAAGGTAAATTAGATGAAGCCTTATCTATTTTTTATGAAATTAAAGAGGAAACTTTAAATGGAGGTTTTTATGATTTATATATTACTATTACTTTATATGAAGGAGAAATTTATAGTGCAAAAGAAAATTATCCAGTTGCGGAAATGATACTAAGTACAGCCTATGTTAACGCTGTACAATGGAATCAATTAAACTTAGAACAACGTGTTATTAGAGGGTTGACGCAACTTTGTGTTTTAAAAGAGGATTATAAAAATGCGTATAACCTAAAAACACAATTAGAGGCGTTAAACTATGAAATTGCTAATAATCAAAACCAACGTAATATAAAAGATTTTGAGTTTAAATATGAAACCTTAAATAAAGAAAAAAAGATACTAACTCTACAAGAAGATAAAGTTAATAAGGAACGCGAAATAGAATATCAAAAGACAATAAAATATGCTATTCTTGTTGGTTTTTTTATCTTGCTTATTCCGATAATATTATTATTAATCGTGTATTATCAGAAGTTGCAAACACAAAGTTTATTGGCGAAACAACAAGAGGTATTGCGTCAGAAGGAAATGACTTCAATACTACAAGTTCAAGAATTAGAGCTAGTAAAGAATACGATTGTGGTTCAAAATAAAGAAAGAGACCGTATTGCTAGAGAGTTACATGATAGTATTGGTAGTAATATTGCGGGTGTAAAATTACAAATGAATAATCTCCTAGATAATAATCCTGAAGTAGGATCCTTATTAGCGCAATTAGAAAAAACGTATCAACATGTCCGAGATATTTCACACAGTTTGATTCCTAATGAGTTTAAAGAAAATAATTTTACTGTTTTAGTAAAAAATTATATAGCAACGCTAAAACAAAGCAATGCGGTGGTTATTAATTTTGAAGCCTATCCAGAAAAAGCAGTGAACGCTTTAAACTACACACAGCAATCAAATATATTGAATATTATAAAAGAATTGATGACTAATGCTTTCAAGCATGCTAAAGCGGCTGAGATAGATTTGCAAATTAGTATACTTCAAGACGAAAAAAGTATTGAGTTACTTTATGAAGATGATGGTGTTGGTTTTGATTTAGAAATAATTAACAAAGGTATTGGAATACAAAACATAGAGCATAGAGTTAAAATATTTAATGGAAAACTTTCAATTAATTCCGCTTTAAATAGAGGTACAGTAATAACGATAAGCATTCCAAAACAAGACTAG
- a CDS encoding response regulator, with protein sequence MIEQYNIIIADDHSMFLDGLRSILSEEKNITIVLAATKGTQVTKYLEINLDQKIDLVITDINMPEMDGIALNKAIKEQFSGVKTLVVSMLEEPLKIQSLIDAEANGYLSKNAEKSELLKAIKTILSGENYFSPRIKNILMEALFVARSQPEISLTKREKEVLKLIAKEFTTKEIASQLFLSTHTIESYRKNLISKLEVRNIAGLTRYAMEHGLID encoded by the coding sequence ATGATAGAACAGTACAATATTATTATCGCAGACGACCATAGTATGTTTTTAGACGGATTACGAAGTATTCTTTCTGAAGAAAAAAACATAACGATTGTCTTAGCAGCAACAAAAGGAACCCAAGTTACTAAGTACTTAGAGATTAATTTAGATCAAAAAATAGACTTAGTAATTACGGATATTAATATGCCTGAAATGGATGGGATTGCTTTAAATAAGGCTATAAAAGAGCAATTTTCTGGTGTAAAAACCTTAGTAGTAAGTATGCTTGAAGAGCCTCTTAAAATTCAAAGTTTAATTGATGCTGAGGCTAATGGGTATTTATCTAAAAATGCTGAAAAATCAGAACTTTTAAAAGCGATTAAAACTATTCTTAGTGGAGAGAACTATTTTTCTCCTAGGATAAAAAATATTTTAATGGAAGCTTTGTTTGTTGCTAGATCTCAGCCAGAAATTTCTTTAACTAAAAGAGAGAAAGAAGTATTGAAACTTATCGCCAAAGAGTTTACAACAAAGGAAATTGCCTCTCAATTGTTTTTAAGCACGCACACTATAGAAAGTTATCGTAAAAATTTAATTTCAAAGTTAGAGGTGCGCAACATTGCTGGCTTAACACGTTATGCCATGGAGCATGGGCTTATAGATTAG
- a CDS encoding Crp/Fnr family transcriptional regulator has product MIYQSITKHITNHISPSQDDLQLFNSVLTQVSVSKGQYLLKPGTYVKHQYFVVKGCLKAYYIDDKGNNHIIQFAVENWWIGDFEAFFNQTPAKLYIEAIEDAQLLSINYDTLQKIYEQAPIYERYFRLLLTSAFIGQSKRILSSQEKNTKERYLEFCASYPLIEDRVPNYDIANYLGVTPENLSRVRRLIKS; this is encoded by the coding sequence ATGATTTATCAGTCTATTACAAAACATATTACTAATCACATCTCGCCATCGCAAGACGATCTGCAATTATTTAATTCTGTTTTAACTCAAGTGTCTGTTTCTAAAGGACAATATTTACTTAAGCCAGGAACTTATGTAAAGCATCAGTATTTTGTAGTAAAAGGCTGTTTAAAGGCTTATTATATAGATGATAAAGGGAATAATCATATCATACAGTTTGCTGTGGAAAATTGGTGGATAGGAGATTTTGAAGCCTTTTTTAATCAAACACCTGCTAAATTATATATCGAGGCTATTGAGGATGCACAGTTATTGTCCATTAATTATGATACGCTTCAAAAGATATATGAGCAAGCACCTATTTATGAGCGCTATTTTAGATTATTATTAACAAGCGCTTTTATCGGTCAAAGTAAACGCATATTGTCTTCGCAAGAAAAGAATACCAAAGAGCGGTATTTAGAATTTTGTGCCTCGTATCCATTGATTGAAGACCGTGTGCCAAACTATGATATTGCTAACTATTTGGGTGTTACACCAGAAAACTTGAGTAGAGTCCGAAGGCTTATAAAAAGTTAA